One Amaranthus tricolor cultivar Red isolate AtriRed21 chromosome 10, ASM2621246v1, whole genome shotgun sequence genomic window carries:
- the LOC130824972 gene encoding uncharacterized protein LOC130824972 — protein MEKLLEVINCPAHLKVKLVSFYLSGPTELWWRSVKATMTDTFWDDFLITLRQQFYPPSLQQKKENEFLHLRQGLMTVIEYSCKFNELSRFASDIVSKESVRASRFFEGLNLKIQKGIGKDPNFRDLYNRALEITEVVHALGRSSASNAKRRVMFPLTAEKGSSWELVVLDLLGLPPRREVDFHIYLIPDTTPISKTPYRFAPAELAELKKQLDELLEKGFIQPSVSPWGAPVLIDDLFDRLRGAQVFSKIDLRSGYHQLRIAKEDVPKTAFRTRYGHYEFLEISFLGHMVSKGGISVDPEKIKVITDWPIPRNVTELWSFLGLAGYYRKYVENFSKCLVCQRVKFERQKSLGLLQPLPVPDWKWDSISMDFVMVEFAYNKSFQSSIMRSSLWKEVPSTFVLGFDG, from the exons ATGGAGAAACTTTTAGAGGTCATTAACTGTCCAGCGCACCTAAAAGTAAAGCTGGTTTCCTTCTACCTATCTGGTCCAACTGAGTTATGGTGGCGTTCTGTCAAGGCCACTATGACAGATACCTTTTGGGATGATTTCCTTATAACTCTTCGTCAACAATTCTATCCGCCATCACTTCAACAgaaaaaggagaatgagttcTTACATCTTCGTCAGGGTCTTATGACCGTGATTGAGTACAGTTGTAAGTTCAATGAGCTGTCTCGATTTGCTTCTGACATCGTAAGCAAAGAAAGTGTTCGTGCTTCCCGCTTCTTTGagggtcttaatcttaagatccaaaagggGATCGGGAAGGATCCTAACTTCCGAGATCTCTACAACCGAGCGCTTGA GATCACCGAGGTCGTTCATGCACTGGGAAGATCATctgcttcaaatgcaaaaaggagggtcatgtttccactaactGCCGAGAAGGGATCCAGTTGGGAGCTAGTAGTACTG GATCTACTTGGTTTACCTCCAAGGAGAGAGGTTGACTTTCATATTTATCTAATTCCTGATACTACCCCTATCTCTAAGACTCcgtaccgttttgctccagctgagttaGCCGAATTGAAAAAGCAATTGGATGAGTTATTAGAGAAAGGTTTTATCCAACCTAGTGTGTCACCCTGGGGAGCCCCTGTTCT gatagatgatttgtttgatcGGCTAAGAGGTGCTCAGGTGTTctcgaagattgatttaaggtctggatatcatcaattgaggatagcCAAGGAGGATGTTCCTAAAACAGCATTTCGGACccgatatggacattatgagtttttg gaaatttcttttctaggtcATATGGTGTCTAAAGGTGGAATTTCTGTAGATCCTGAGAAGATTAAAGTAATAACGGACTGGCCGATTCCTAGAAATGTGACTGAACTTTGGAGCTTTTTGGGATTAGCTGGGTACTATAGGAAATACGTTGAAAACTTTTCTAAG TGCCTAGTCTGCCAGAGGGTAAAGTTTGAGAGACAAAAGAGTTTAGGGTTGCTTCAACCCTTGCCTGTCCCAGATTGGAAGTGGGACTCgatttctatggactttgtg ATGGTGGAGTTCGCCTACAACAAGAGTTTCCAATCTAGTATTATGAGAAGCTCTTTATGGAAGGAAGTGCCGAGTACCTTTGTGTTGGGATTTGATGGATAG